The DNA sequence GGCCGTACTCTGACGGACCGGGTAGAGCGATGACAGTGCCGACCGCCGCAGCCTGTCGATCTTGCGTAACCGACCGCACGCGCCATGAGACATGACGAAAGGGCCGCGCCAAGCGCGACCCCCTCTCTTCAATCCTGCGACGCCTTCTTCGCCGGGTCCGCAACCCGCATGACCGTCAGACCTTTCGCTTCCGCCTTCTGGCCGAGGTTCAGCGCGACCCCGTTGCCGCCGAAGAGTACAACCCCCGTCGCCGCGAACTTGTCGTCCAGCATTTCGTCGTTGCACTTGAACGGTGCCGCCCGCCCGTGCGCGGACCAGCGCGGATCGAAGCGCGCCTGTGCGACCCCGCGTGCCCGGGCCCACCGAGCCGCAATCATCTCCGCCCCGTGCTTGCCACCCTTGTGGCAGAGGAAGATCTCCTGGTTGCGGTTCTGCTTGATCCGTTCGCGAACCTTGTCGAGCGTGTTGAAGATCACATCGACATCGGTCCAGTCGGTGCCGCCTGAGACGATCAGGGGCACCCCCTCGACTTTAGACTTCTCGGCGGTTTCACGGTCGTGCTGCTCCAGCAGCTGCCGTGCCTCGAAGACCGCCCCGGTCTCCTGCGCCCGAATGCTCGCGCGCGACCCGGCTGCCGGGATGAAGGCGTGGCCCGTCTCGATCTCGTAGCATTCCGCCGCCGCCTCACTCATCACCTCGATGGCGCCGACAATCTCTCGGAGCTGCAGAAAGCGGGCCTGCGCCTCTTCGAGCGCGGTCTCGGCGATCTCCGATCCGTCGTGGGATTTTGCCAGTGCGCCGATCTTGTCGGCGGTGCGGTCGACCTCTTTGCCAAGCGCCACCTTGCGGCGCTGCAGGATCGTGGCGAGCCCATGGGCCAGCGGTTCGATCTCTGCTTCAAGCCCGGT is a window from the Roseovarius pelagicus genome containing:
- a CDS encoding DUF2493 domain-containing protein, which encodes MAYDTANTYETIELFGLTEKDAQLPIPEDHILTDRIIRESFEALLGQLRGTGLEAEIEPLAHGLATILQRRKVALGKEVDRTADKIGALAKSHDGSEIAETALEEAQARFLQLREIVGAIEVMSEAAAECYEIETGHAFIPAAGSRASIRAQETGAVFEARQLLEQHDRETAEKSKVEGVPLIVSGGTDWTDVDVIFNTLDKVRERIKQNRNQEIFLCHKGGKHGAEMIAARWARARGVAQARFDPRWSAHGRAAPFKCNDEMLDDKFAATGVVLFGGNGVALNLGQKAEAKGLTVMRVADPAKKASQD